GCGGTGAGGATCTGGAGAAAATGGGAGTGGGTAGGCTCCGATTGGCTATGCGCGAAGGCGATGTAGAATGGGGAAGTGTAATGGCTGGTCAATGTGCTGGATTGATACATGAAATTAAAAGCGCTCGAGAGATCATAAACGATATTGTCACGGAGACCCGTTGGGTTTTAACCGAATTGAACGTTAAAGTGAAATAAATAACTTCAACCGTCCTTTCAGCGTTTTCACCATCAATTAAAAACTCGGAAATAAGAAAAAGATGGGGGAGAATTCGATTCGGAAAATTGCCTTTATCTTTCCCGGGCAAGGATCTCAATATGTTGGAATGGGAAGGGCTTTAGTCAATACTTTTCCAAGAGTGGCTCAGTTCTTCAAAGAGGCAGAAAAAATTCTCGGAAGAGATCTCTCTTTCTTATGCTTTCATGGTCCAAGGCAAAAATTGGCAGAAACCGTAAATACGCAACCCGCCGTATTCATCGTTAATTGCATTTGTTGGTTTCTCTTGAACGGAGAGGATATTAAACCCGATGCCGTTGCGGGCCATAGCCTCGGCGAGTACTCCGCACTGGTAGCCGCAGGGGTATTGGATTTTTCGGAAGCCCTAAAGCTCGTTGCCAAACGAGCTGAACTAATGGAAGAAGTCTCGAGAGAATTCCCGGGAAAGATGCTCGCGGTATTGGGTATGGATTCGACGTTCGCCGCAGATATCGTGGATTCTCTGAGAAGCAACGGGATTATTAACATCGCTAATTATAACTGCCCCGGTCAAGTGGTAATCTCAGGGGAAAAACAGGTGATCGAACGAGCAGCCAAGTTGCTCAAAGAAGCTGGAGCCAAACGCGTTGTGGAACTAGAGGTAAGTGGGGGATTTCACTCCCCCTTAATGAAGAAAGCGGAAAGACAATTTGCTAACCACCTTGATGCCATTTCCTTTAAAGATGCTAAAATACCGGTGGTCTCCAATTATACGGCAAGACTTTCCACAGAGGGTGAAGAATTGAAAGATGCGCTGCGCAAACAAATTACCGGTTCGGTACTCTGGGAGCAATCCATTTTACAAATGCTCAAGGTGGGAATCAATGTCTTCATCGAAGTAGGACCGGGCAAAGTTCTTTCGGGATTGATTAAAAGGATAGCTCCTTCGGTCAGAATTTTAAATGTTGAAGACGTTAAATCTTTCCATCAAACTATACAAGCTCTAATCTAAGACAGGATTCCATATATAAAAACAGATTTAATTAAATGTATTGTCTCAAATTCCAAATGCAAAGTGTAAAATGACAATCCAGAATTTAAATGATTATAAAATCAACAATAATTTTACATTTTGATCTGTCATTTTTATTTTTGATTTTTACATTTTTGCATTTACGATATAAAAGGCAGTGAATAGATAAATTATAAATTTGGGGGTGTGAAATGTTTGATTTGAAGGAGAGAGTAGCCCTGGTCACGGGAAGTGCGAGGGGAATTGGACGGATAACTTGTTTAAAATTGGCGAAGCTCGGAGCTCACATCGTCGTCAACGATATAGCTGATAAGGAGGCATCTGAGCTCACCCGAGAGATCGAAAAACTCGGAAGGAAAGCCACATTCATAAAGGCAAATGTCTCCATCCTTGAGGAAGCGAAAAAGCTTATCGAGGAAACGGTTAAAATCTTCGGTGGGATCGATATTTTAATCAACAACGCTGGAATTACCCGGGATAATCTTCTCATTCGAATGAAGGAAGAAGAATGGGATGCCGTTTTGGCCGTCAATCTTAAGGGCACCTTCAATTGCACACAAGTGGCGGCAAAATATATGTTGAAGCAACGCCGGGGGGCCATAGTAAACATCGCCTCTGTTGTGGGAATCGCCGGAAATGTGGGACAAGCCAACTATTCAGCCTCTAAAGCCG
This region of Actinomycetota bacterium genomic DNA includes:
- the fabD gene encoding ACP S-malonyltransferase, with translation MGENSIRKIAFIFPGQGSQYVGMGRALVNTFPRVAQFFKEAEKILGRDLSFLCFHGPRQKLAETVNTQPAVFIVNCICWFLLNGEDIKPDAVAGHSLGEYSALVAAGVLDFSEALKLVAKRAELMEEVSREFPGKMLAVLGMDSTFAADIVDSLRSNGIINIANYNCPGQVVISGEKQVIERAAKLLKEAGAKRVVELEVSGGFHSPLMKKAERQFANHLDAISFKDAKIPVVSNYTARLSTEGEELKDALRKQITGSVLWEQSILQMLKVGINVFIEVGPGKVLSGLIKRIAPSVRILNVEDVKSFHQTIQALI
- a CDS encoding SDR family NAD(P)-dependent oxidoreductase is translated as MFDLKERVALVTGSARGIGRITCLKLAKLGAHIVVNDIADKEASELTREIEKLGRKATFIKANVSILEEAKKLIEETVKIFGGIDILINNAGITRDNLLIRMKEEEWDAVLAVNLKGTFNCTQVAAKYMLKQRRGAIVNIASVVGIAGNVGQANYSASKAGVIGLTKTVAKELASRGIRVNAIAPGFIETDMTR